In a single window of the Branchiostoma floridae strain S238N-H82 chromosome 2, Bfl_VNyyK, whole genome shotgun sequence genome:
- the LOC118404125 gene encoding somatostatin receptor type 5-like — MEMFNFLTGHSATMNASSAANWSFPNGTYGLLTPQPVPNAITAIVAPTVYGLVTALGLVGNLLVIYTLLVHTKTKDATSYYILNLSLADTLFMLGVPFISASSAMERWVFGRAMCKIVLSMDAMNLFNSVFNVAVLSVDRYLAIVRATSHPDLRRPKVAIAVSLSVWAAAFLLSIPVMVVSDAMEMWNADYMCMLDWPAENSLIWYKAFISYMFIVGFVIPLVVISVSYLRVVRHLKQNESTHTEVARVASRTRTKVTHTVLAMIVTFVICWLPFHLCQLVNLIADLQPTSGVAFAFHVAMVMSYANSCANPILYVFTSQKFRESLRSALGMKRNKSWTTTDHPSYYLHEIKRDAAVARRRRREENEFFEEENNEVNVRTLPHSASPQDIVMYETSV; from the coding sequence ATGGAAATGTTCAATTTTCTTACCGGACACTCCGCCACCATGAATGCCTCCTCAGCGGCGAATTGGAGCTTCCCTAACGGCACGTATGGCCTCCTGACACCGCAGCCGGTCCCGAACGCCATCACAGCAATCGTTGCCCCCACCGTGTACGGCCTCGTCACGGCGTTAGGCCTGGTGGGGAACCTGTTGGTGATCTACACGCTGTTGGTACACACGAAGACAAAGGACGCTACGAGTTACTACATTCTGAACTTGTCACTAGCCGACACCCTTTTCATGCTCGGTGTCCCCTTCATCTCCGCATCCTCAGCCATGGAGAGATGGGTGTTCGGGAGAGCCATGTGTAAGATTGTCTTATCTATGGACGCTATGAACCTGTTCAACAGCGTCTTCAACGTGGCCGTGTTGAGCGTGGACCGCTACCTGGCCATCGTCCGTGCCACCAGCCACCCCGATCTCCGCCGGCCGAAAGTGGCGATCGCCGTCAGCCTTTCAGTGTGGGCGGCGGCCTTCCTGCTGTCCATCCCCGTCATGGTGGTGAGCGACGCCATGGAGATGTGGAACGCGGACTACATGTGCATGCTGGACTGGCCCGCCGAAAACTCCCTGATCTGGTACAAAGCTTTCATTTCTTACATGTTCATCGTGGGCTTCGTCATTCCACTGGTAGTGATCAGCGTGTCCTACCTACGAGTCGTGCGCCATCTCAAACAAAACGAGTCCACGCACACTGAAGTGGCCAGGGTCGCCTCCAGGACGCGGACAAAAGTGACGCACACAGTCCTCGCTATGATCGTGACCTTCGTGATCTGCTGGCTGCCGTTCCACCTGTGTCAGCTCGTGAACTTGATCGCAGACCTGCAGCCGACGTCGGGCGTTGCGTTCGCTTTTCACGTCGCCATGGTCATGTCATACGCCAACAGTTGCGCCAACCCCATCCTCTACGTCTTCACGAGTCAGAAGTTTCGGGAGAGCCTGCGGTCCGCGCTGGGGATGAAGCGGAACAAGTCCTGGACCACCACCGATCATCCCAGTTACTACCTCCACGAGATTAAGAGAGATGCGGCTGTCGCTCGTAGGCGGCGGCGGGAAGAGAACGAATTCTTCGAGGAAGAAAACAATGAGGTAAACGTGAGAACACTTCCACATTCGGCTTCTCCTCAAGATATTGTCATGTATGAAACATCAGTTTAG